Proteins from a single region of Nitratidesulfovibrio sp.:
- the aroL gene encoding shikimate kinase AroL — protein MNDDTRHTRRVYLVGPRASGKTTVGKALAARAGWNFEDTDATVTATAGMTVEQIVEREGWDGFRRRETEALRATLGRDGLVVATGGGMVLAEENRRLLREGGLVAYLCGSVDLLAGRLARDPLAAQRPSLTGRPIADEVAEVLAVREPLYRECARAVLDAGGDLRSLVERLVSLMEE, from the coding sequence ATGAACGACGATACGCGGCATACGCGGCGGGTGTACCTGGTGGGGCCGCGCGCCAGCGGCAAGACCACGGTGGGCAAGGCCCTGGCCGCTCGCGCCGGATGGAATTTCGAGGATACCGACGCCACGGTCACCGCCACGGCGGGCATGACCGTGGAGCAGATCGTGGAGCGCGAAGGCTGGGATGGCTTTCGTCGGCGCGAAACCGAGGCCCTGCGCGCCACCCTTGGCCGTGACGGGTTGGTGGTGGCCACCGGCGGCGGCATGGTGCTGGCGGAAGAAAACCGGCGCCTGCTGCGCGAAGGGGGCCTTGTGGCCTACCTGTGCGGCAGCGTGGACCTGCTGGCCGGACGCCTTGCGCGCGACCCGCTGGCCGCGCAGCGCCCCTCGCTGACCGGGCGGCCCATCGCCGACGAGGTGGCTGAGGTGCTGGCTGTGCGCGAGCCCTTGTACCGCGAATGCGCCCGCGCGGTGCTGGATGCCGGGGGCGACCTGCGGTCGCTGGTGGAGCGGCTGGTCAGTCTGATGGAAGAATAA
- a CDS encoding universal stress protein, whose product MQIRKILVPVDGSDYSQRAAEYAADFAKLVGAEVVLLICRMSIPPILGQVAYDQARNSLVAQAEEVLEPCRRLLRERNVPFADRVLEGKVEVAIVDAADYERCDLIIMGSRGHSELEGLLLGSVTHRVLQMASCPVMVIR is encoded by the coding sequence ATGCAGATTCGCAAGATACTCGTCCCCGTGGATGGTTCCGACTACTCGCAGCGCGCGGCGGAATACGCCGCCGACTTCGCGAAGCTGGTAGGGGCAGAGGTGGTGCTGCTCATCTGCCGCATGTCCATCCCGCCCATTCTCGGGCAGGTGGCCTACGACCAGGCCCGCAATTCGCTGGTGGCCCAGGCCGAGGAAGTGCTGGAACCCTGCCGCCGCCTGCTGCGCGAGCGCAACGTGCCCTTTGCCGACCGGGTGCTGGAAGGCAAGGTGGAAGTGGCCATAGTGGACGCCGCCGACTACGAACGCTGCGACCTGATCATCATGGGTTCGCGCGGGCATTCGGAGTTGGAAGGGCTGCTGCTGGGCAGCGTCACCCACCGGGTGTTGCAGATGGCGTCGTGTCCGGTGATGGTCATCCGCTAG